The following are from one region of the Coffea eugenioides isolate CCC68of chromosome 2, Ceug_1.0, whole genome shotgun sequence genome:
- the LOC113763171 gene encoding uncharacterized protein LOC113763171: MTEPLDFSKTERIVLLIDLHPLFCLENPNPYLTATVASVTRLLNFPPLFKSLLAYKLFFSSLSPLRSASAVHRLLPNSSLTSLSFNDPSHTLASLSTALNSLSQSPIATELSNARPLASHTAASLLQLVHDYAWESELETVVGKGNQHFPLVRSNLVLLFSSVCCSISSLSDYLDVGVGSRVLCELDEFSVNFCHLFGAVHDAFAGRDIHLSWINVKYESQGNYNEVKENIFGKELGLFDEGIRNLGWGFCSTDSIILGSAILPFRLIYPKIGVSLNFANSSWSCKRSDVQLYLEIFDVNGKPLECNCCHLELLNLKTLSGKKSDDSWGSLELRDSQSEKLDSREAFWHRFGDGMIKLSFKAVQKYNEEEKIEGCLSDCILVKELSRESKKQKRNSTDDFFADRVLDILSREINEACSCNTMPIWQILLSFLSGEGYLALVSLSNKNGDTILGVLKPFTAHSALLSVVDSDFLGDHCRSVSNLGRGRCETYNSYTDISNSNGFIGSQIETSTSGDCDPFGGGKMKKHKKHLHQDLTWSSFCKAASECSDFDLAAIYFSRKFDKPKKLKFLKCWLKQIGNHSQNYVKSFHVSNSTEESTPSLSFSSEQSGKQEEAVISSCPETSEAFFGSLKKRIQQGLESGMHLQTLAERLVKSSIYWLLRSYKTYENAEGQNPIQLDGSCQSLGAKLIDLLLTDPKEMNDMRNCSNPSSNSCDPNPASDLTVRKYELQVLLRMEIFRSDISVNKEQPLKQKLLKQICSLLDIIQYLIDGGIHGNVSLYEYVERTIKMRYCNVLDDIVKDLYTQMDLLPFGDEDETQALLFNSEDSGQSWRDNKDTYEKAESHDVYQSVSVEEETYQQQENVDESPEGIRKDEQARKLSEARERRERARRFVSFTSWMPDLQRVWAPKPLKAMNGRSDSMNKDSKRKDKERAGHSVVCETPMTEAKRPCSRNTSEGDDECKDPENYSSSVSKALFQDD, from the exons ATGACGGAGCCCTTAGATTTCTCAAAGACAGAACGCATCGTATTGCTCATAGATCTTCACCCACTCTTCtgtcttgaaaaccctaaccccTACCTCACCGCCACTGTTGCATCCGTCACACGCCTCCTCAATTTTCCGCCTCTCTTCAAATCTCTCTTAGCCTACAAGctctttttctcttctctttcccCGCTTCGGTCCGCCTCTGCCGTCCACCGCTTGCTTCCCAACTCTTCCCTAACTTCTCTCTCCTTCAATGACCCCTCCCACACCCTAGCTTCTCTCTCGACTGCCCTCAATTCTCTCTCGCAGTCACCAATTGCGACCGAATTATCAAATGCCAGACCTCTAGCTTCCCATACAGCTGCCTCATTGCTTCAGTTGGTACATGATTACGCGTGGGAGTCTGAACTGGAAACTGTTGTAGGAAAAGGTAATCAGCATTTTCCTCTAGTTCGATCGAATTTggttcttttgttttcctctgTTTGTTGCTCAATTTCCAGCTTATCTGATTATTTGGATGTGGGTGTGGGTTCTCGAGTTTTGTGTGAATTGGATGAATTCTCGGTTAATTTTTGCCATCTGTTTGGTGCTGTGCATGATGCATTTGCTGGGAGGGATATTCATTTGAGTTGGATTAATGTCAAGTATGAATCACAAGGTAATTACAATGAAGTCAAAGAAAATATATTTGGAAAAGAATTAGGACTATTTGATGAAGGGATCAGAAATTTGGGTTGGGGATTTTGTTCAACTGACTCAATTATTCTGGGATCTGCTATTCTTCCTTTTAGATTGATATACCCGAAAATTGGTGTTTCATTGAACTTTGCCAATTCAAGTTGGTCATGTAAACGTAGTGACGTGCAATTATATCTTGAGATCTTCGATGTCAATGGTAAACCTTTGGAATGCAACTGTTGTCATCTTGAACTGCTGAATTTGAAGACCTTATCTGGGAAAAAATCTGATGATAGCTGGGGTTCCTTGGAGTTAAGAGACTCACAAAGCGAAAAGCTTGATAGTCGTGAAGCTTTTTGGCATCGCTTCGGTGATGGAATGATAAAGCTGAGCTTTAAGGCTGTGCAGAAGTATAATGAGGAAGAGAAGATTGAAGGGTGTTTATCTGACTGCATCCTGGTGAAAGAGTTGTCAAGAGAATCtaagaaacagaaaaggaatTCTACTGATGATTTTTTTGCTGATAGGGTCCTTGACATACTATCTAGAGAAATAAATGAGGCCTGCAGTTGTAATACAATGCCCATCTGGCAGATTCTTCTGAGTTTCTTGTCTGGTGAAGGTTATTTGGCCCTGGTCTCCCTTTCAAACAAAAATGGAGATACAATTCTTGGTGTTCTCAAGCCTTTCACTGCACATTCGGCTCTTCTCTCAGTAGTAGATAGTGATTTTCTTGGGGATCATTGCCGCAGTGTATCAAATTTGGGCAGGGGGCGGTGTGAGACTTACAATTCTTATACTGATATAAGCAACTCAAATGGGTTTATTGGTTCTCAAATTGAGACTTCAACTTCTGGGGATTGTGATCCTTTTGGAGGTGGAAAGATGAAAAAACACAAAAAGCATTTGCACCAGGACCTCACATGGAGCTCCTTTTGCAAGGCAGCCTCTGAATGTTCTGATTTTGACTTGGCAGCAATTTACTTTTCTAGAAAGTTTGATAAACCGAAGAAGCTTAAGTTCTTGAAATGCTGGTTAAAACAGATTGGGAACCATAGCCAAAACTACGTAAAATCTTTTCATGTATCCAACTCCACAGAGGAATCAACCCCATCACTTAGCTTTTCATCTGAACAATCTGGAAAGCAGGAGGAAGCTGTGATATCTTCATGTCCAGAGACCTCAGAAGCCTTCTTTGGTAGTCTTAAAAAGAGAATCCAACAAGGACTTGAATCAGGAATGCACTTGCAGACATTGGCTGAACGACTTGTAAAGTCATCCATTTATTGGTTACTTAGAAGTTACAAAACATACGAAAATGCAGAAGGTCAAAATCCAATACAATTAGATGGTTCTTGCCAATCACTTGGTGCAAAACTGATTGACTTATTATTAACAGACCCCAAGGAAATGAATGATATGAGAAATTGCAGCAATCCATCCTCCAATTCTTGTGATCCAAATCCTGCCTCAGATTTAACAGTTAGAAA ATATGAATTGCAGGTTTTACTGCGGATGGAGATTTTTCGGTCAGATATTTCAGTGAATAAGGAGCAGCCATTAAAGCAGAAGCTTTTGAAGCAGATTTGCTCCCTTTTAGACATCATTCAGTATCTCATCGATGGAGGCATCCATGGTAATGTTAGCCTGTATGAATATGTTGAGCGTACCATCAAAATGAG ATATTGTAACGTACTCGACGATATTGTGAAGGATCTCTACACTCAAATGGATTTGTTGCCCTTCGGTGACGAGGATGAGACCCAAGCTCTTCTCTTCAACAGTGAGGATAGTGGTCAATCTTGGAGGGATAACAAAGACACGTATGAGAAGGCTGAAAGTCACGACGTATATCAATCAGTCTCGGTAGAGGAGGAGACGTACCAGCAACAGGAGAATGTTGATGAGAGTCCTGAAGGAATTAGAAAAGATGAACAAGCACGCAAGTTAAGTGAAGCTCgtgagaggagagagagggCAAGAAGATTTGTGTCTTTTACAAGTTGGATGCCTGATCTTCAAAGAGTTTGGGCACCAAAGCCACTTAAGGCAATGAATGGAAGGTCTGATTCTATGAATAAGGACTCCAAGAGGAAGGATAAAGAAAGAGCTGGTCATAGTGTTGTCTGTGAGACCCCAATGACAGAAGCGAAACGTCCGTGCTCTAGGAATACAAGTGAAGGAGATGACGAATGCAAGGATCCTGAGAACTACTCTTCTTCTGTATCCAAGGCTTTATTCCAAGATGATTGA
- the LOC113762364 gene encoding putative pentatricopeptide repeat-containing protein At3g49142 yields the protein MKSIPLHVSRQFSTACQKALLLPTATVPSEAASYSQVLDKWPDIRTLKKIHSRIILHLNLSSCISFGIKLMRAYAARGQTSITRQIFDRIPERNVVIFNVMIRSYVNNHLYHDALFMFKSMNSSNTNPDYYTFPCILKACSASMDLRVGLQVHTQVLKMNLDGNLYVGNGLIAMYGKCGSLTGARSVLDEMPRRDVVSWNSMVVGYAQNGAFNDALEVCREMQTFGLNPDAGTLASLLPAVTNTSSENVAFVEDMFMKVRRDELVPWNVMIAIYVNNSMPNKAVELYMEMEESGIEPDAITISSILPACGDLSAIMMGQRIHKYVERKRIWPNLSVENALIDMYAKCGCLQEAKEVFDKMHLRDVVSWTSVISAYGKSGKGAKVVALFSEMQESITPDAIAFVSILSACSHAGLLEEGRHFYELMTKEYKIVPRLEHFACMVDLLGRAGRVREAYDFIKQMPLEPNETVWGAFLSACHVHKDMDIALEAADHLFQLAPKVSGYYVLLSNIYAKSGRWKEVASIRSIMKCRGIKKLPGISNVELNNQVHTFLAGDQSHPQSTEIYEELDALIGKMKDAGYVPETEDALHDVEDEDKENHLVVHSEKLAIVFAMINTKPGTLIRITKNLRVCRDCHIAAKLISKITERQIIIRDANRFHHFENGFCSCGDYW from the coding sequence ATGAAATCCATTCCCCTTCATGTTTCCCGCCAGTTTTCAACTGCCTGTCAAAAAGCACTACTCCTGCCCACTGCCACGGTCCCTTCGGAGGCCGCTTCTTACAGTCAAGTCTTAGACAAATGGCCAGATATCAGAACCTTGAAAAAAATCCACTCCAGGATCATCTTACATCTGAACCTCAGCTCCTGCATTTCCTTTGGCATCAAGTTGATGCGGGCCTATGCTGCTCGTGGCCAAACCAGTATTACCCGCCAGATATTCGATAGAATTCCCGAGAGAAATGTCGTGATTTTTAATGTTATGATTAGAAGCTACGTCAACAACCATCTTTATCATGATGCTCTCTTCATGTTTAAGAGCATGAATTCGAGTAACACGAACCCTGATTATTATACATTCCCCTGCATTCTAAAAGCTTGCTCTGCCTCTATGGATCTGCGGGTTGGCTTGCAAGTTCATACCCAAGTTTTGAAGATGAATCTTGATGGAAATTTATATGTCGGGAATGGTTTAATAGCCATGTATGGGAAATGTGGGAGTTTGACGGGTGCTCGTTCTGTCCTAGACGAGATGCCCAGGAGGGATGTTGTCTCTTGGAACTCAATGGTCGTTGGGTATGCACAAAATGGAGCGTTTAATGATGCTTTGGAAGTTTGTAGGGAAATGCAAACGTTTGGTCTGAACCCTGATGCTGGCACCCTGGCAAGCCTGCTGCCTGCCGTTACTAATACGTCTTCCGAGAATGTTGCGTTTGTCGAGGATATGTTCATGAAGGTTAGAAGAGACGAGTTGGTTCCGTGGAATGTGATGATAGCAATATATGTGAATAATTCTATGCCTAACAAGGCGGTCGAACTTTATATGGAGATGGAAGAGAGCGGGATAGAACCAGATGCTATAACTATTTCTAGTATTCTCCCAGCTTGTGGGGATCTTTCAGCCATAATGATGGGACAGCGAATTCATAAATATGTCGAGAGGAAGCGAATTTGGCCTAATTTGTCTGTTGAGAATGCCTTAATTGATATGTATGCCAAGTGTGGATGTTTACAAGAGGCTAAGGAAGTGTTTGATAAGATGCATTTGAGGGATGTTGTGTCATGGACCTCGGTTATCTCTGCTTATGGTAAGAGTGGGAAAGGTGCCAAAGTTGTTGCACTGTTCTCAGAAATGCAGGAGTCAATTACCCCCGATGCTATAGCATTTGTCTCAATTCTCTCAGCTTGCAGCCATGCTGGTTTGTTGGAGGAAGGTCGACATTTCTATGAGTTAATGACAAAAGAATACAAGATAGTACCTAGGTTAGAACATTTCGCATGCATGGTTGATTTGCTAGGACGTGCAGGACGAGTACGTGAGGCTTATGACTTTATCAAGCAGATGCCGTTGGAGCCAAATGAGACAGTTTGGGGAGCTTTTCTGAGTGCTTGTCACGTTCACAAGGACATGGATATTGCCCTTGAAGCTGCAGATCATCTTTTCCAATTAGCTCCAAAGGTATCTGGTTATTATGTTCTCTTATCGAACATATACGCAAAGTCTGGGAGATGGAAGGAAGTGGCATCCATTAGGTCAATCATGAAGTGCAGAGGAATAAAGAAACTGCCTGGTATCAGCAATGTTGAGCTGAATAATCAGGTGCACACTTTCCTTGCTGGTGACCAGTCACATCCCCAATCAACGGAGATCTACGAGGAGTTGGATGCATTAATTGGAAAGATGAAGGATGCAGGTTATGTCCCAGAAACAGAGGATGCCCTTCATGACGTTGAGGATGAAGATAAGGAAAATCATCTGGTAGTTCACAGTGAGAAGTTGGCTATTGTGTTTGCCATGATAAACACCAAACCAGGGACCCTGATTAGGATTACTAAGAATCTACGGGTCTGCAGGGACTGCCACATTGCTGCCAAGCTCATCTCCAAGATTACTGAGCGCCAAATCATTATACGGGATGCAAACCGCTTTCATCACTTTGAGAATGGATTTTGCTCATGCGGTGATTATTGGTGA
- the LOC113764027 gene encoding acidic endochitinase SE2-like produces MAGLTWLLLPLLSSSLLMVSLFQSAQAAGIAVYWGQHGDEGSLADTCASGNYQFVNLAFLTTFGGGKTPVLNLAGHCDPPSGTCASLSAEIKGCQNRNIKVLLSLGGQIGNYGLTSADDAGQVANYLWNTFLGGQSGSRPLGDAVLDGIDFDIETGTGLYWDDLARALSRFSSQKKVYLSAAPQCPFPDGHLSTAIGTGLFDYVWIQFYNNGQCQYGANADNLIARWNQWTSVPSNQIFLGVPASADAAGSGGYIPPNVLTSQVLPSIKSSSPKYAGVMIWNKYFDRGYSSAIKGSV; encoded by the coding sequence ATGGCGGGTTTAACATGGTTATTATTGCCACTCTTGTCATCCTCACTGTTGATGGTATCCTTGTTCCAGTCCGCACAAGCTGCCGGAATTGCCGTCTACTGGGGTCAACACGGCGATGAAGGAAGCTTGGCCGACACATGCGCCAGTGGAAACTACCAGTTTGTGAACCTGGCATTTCTGACGACCTTCGGCGGTGGAAAAACACCAGTGTTGAACTTAGCCGGCCACTGCGACCCCCCCTCGGGCACTTGCGCCTCCTTGAGTGCTGAAATAAAAGGTTGCCAGAACCGAAACATCAAAGTGCTGCTTTCCCTCGGAGGTCAGATTGGAAACTACGGCCTTACTTCTGCCGACGATGCAGGGCAAGTCGCCAATTACCTCTGGAACACCTTCTTGGGCGGTCAATCAGGTTCCCGCCCGCTGGGAGATGCTGTTTTAGACGGTATAGACTTTGATATCGAAACCGGGACAGGCCTGTATTGGGACGATCTGGCCAGGGCGCTCTCCCGATTCAGCTCGCAGAAAAAGGTCTACTTATCCGCCGCTCCGCAATGCCCATTCCCTGATGGTCATCTAAGCACGGCTATCGGCACTGGCCTTTTCGATTACGTCTGGATACAATTTTACAACAACGGGCAGTGTCAGTATGGGGCTAATGCTGATAACCTGATAGCGAGATGGAATCAGTGGACTTCAGTTCCGTCCAATCAGATCTTCCTAGGCGTACCAGCATCCGCAGATGCTGCCGGCAGTGGTGGGTATATTCCACCTAATGTCCTCACTTCTCAGGTTCTACCATCCATCAAGTCGTCGTCTCCCAAGTACGCCGGGGTCATGATCTGGAACAAATATTTTGACCGCGGATATAGTTCAGCTATCAAGGGCAGCGTCTGA
- the LOC113761203 gene encoding uncharacterized protein LOC113761203 yields MDKAPVHCSANLAEVSTDLNKFVNVQSSDFARPVLGLDSYGVANSYFSRGSKRKWGMVDGSSLFLGLGHSSSSCTTMSPGREMEEDSSIHLGLSIDLQLGNHRANYANQLPYITAKAYEARRPEVDLELSLSTGPAESDVTTITQGSSPHKNKIEPPASVATVQLVDEGSTSSRWKCGPLVPPVQSLGTFALGDQLNSCNNPTPLTTNISSASLATPRNSVSCASGAIPQPQRRINVKTCRFEGCVRGARGASGLCIAHGGGRRCQRAGCQKGAEGRTVFCKAHGGGRRCQHLGCTKSAEGRTDFCIGHGGGRRCNHGGCTRAARGKSGLCIRHGGGKRCKMENCTKSAEGISGLCISHGGGRRCQYPTCAKGAQGSTVFCKAHGGGKRCTYLGCTKGAEGSTPLCKGHGGGKRCTFEGCTKSVHGGTLFCVSHGGGKRCSMAGCTKSARGRTNFCVRHGGGKRCKHEGCTKSAQGSTDFCKAHGGGKRCSWEQVGSEFGGQATVPCDKFARGKSGLCAAHTAQVQEKLVHGDGVLMVPILENRLFSKMERMKGVFAVSSGTDSTNRGAISVGMSSHGHKDACCRMPPQDNLDEFSLPESRVHGGSLMAMLRGGTSFQTGNSTVHGDEVGRRKTYPISDS; encoded by the coding sequence ATGGACAAGGCCCCTGTACATTGTAGTGCTAATTTAGCCGAAGTGTCAACTGATCTGAACAAATTTGTTAATgttcaatcaagtgactttgCAAGACCTGTATTAGGGTTGGATTCCTATGGTGTTGCAAACTCTTATTTTTCCAGGGGAAGCAAGAGAAAATGGGGAATGGTTGATGGATCTTCTTTGTTTCTTGGTTTGGGCCACTCGTCAAGTTCTTGCACTACAATGTCACCTGGGAGAGAAATGGAAGAGGATTCTTCTATTCATCTTGGTCTAAGTATTGATCTTCAGCTCGGAAATCATAGGGCAAATTATGCAAATCAGCTTCCCTATATCACTGCAAAAGCATATGAAGCGAGGAGGCCTGAAGTAGATCTGGAGTTGAGTTTGTCAACTGGACCTGCTGAATCAGATGTTACTACCATTACACAAGGATCCAGTCCTCATAAGAATAAAATAGAACCTCCAGCTTCGGTGGCTACAGTTCAACTTGTGGATGAAGGATCAACATCATCTCGATGGAAATGCGGGCCACTTGTGCCTCCTGTGCAGAGTTTGGGGACCTTTGCTCTGGGTGACCAACTCAACAGCTGTAATAATCCAACTCCGCTCACAACAAACATCTCATCTGCCTCACTGGCAACTCCTAGAAACTCAGTTTCCTGTGCTTCTGGGGCAATTCCTCAGCCACAGCGACGCATCAATGTGAAAACTTGTAGGTTTGAAGGTTGCGTAAGAGGAGCAAGAGGTGCTTCTGGCCTTTGTATTGCCCATGGGGGTGGCAGGAGGTGTCAGAGAGCTGGATGTCAGAAGGGTGCTGAAGGCAGGACTGTATTCTGTAAGGCCCATGGCGGAGGTCGGCGCTGCCAACATCTTGGATGTACTAAGAGTGCTGAGGGGCGTACTGACTTTTGCATTGGTCATGGTGGTGGTAGACGCTGCAATCATGGTGGCTGCACTCGTGCTGCAAGAGGTAAATCCGGTTTATGCATTCGTCATGGGGGTGGCAAAAGGtgcaaaatggaaaattgtACCAAGAGTGCTGAGGGGATTTCTGGCCTCTGCATCTCCCACGGTGGTGGCCGTCGTTGCCAGTATCCTACCTGTGCAAAAGGTGCTCAGGGCAGCACAGTGTTCTGTAAAGCACATGGTGGCGGGAAAAGGTGTACCTATTTGGGATGCACAAAAGGTGCAGAAGGGAGTACACCTTTATGTAAAGGACATGGTGGGGGTAAGAGGTGTACATTTGAAGGGTGTACCAAGAGTGTGCATGGGGGTACATTATTTTGTGTAAGTCATGGTGGGGGCAAGAGGTGTTCCATGGCTGGTTGCACAAAGAGTGCACGGGGACGCACAAACTTCTGTGTTCGTCATGGTGGTGGAAAAAGGTGTAAACATGAAGGATGTACTAAGAGTGCCCAAGGAAGCACCGACTTCTGCAAGGCACATGGGGGAGGCAAACGATGCTCCTGGGAACAAGTGGGATCTGAGTTTGGTGGTCAAGCTACTGTTCCGTGTGATAAGTTTGCTCGGGGAAAATCTGGCCTTTGTGCTGCCCACACTGCCCAGGTGCAAGAAAAACTTGTTCATGGTGATGGTGTTTTGATGGTTCCCATACTTGAAAACCGGCTTTTCAGCAAAATGGAAAGGATGAAAGGGGTATTTGCGGTTTCCAGTGGCACAGATTCTACAAATAGGGGAGCAATTTCAGTTGGCATGAGTAGTCATGGACATAAAGACGCATGCTGCCGGATGCCACCACAAGATAATTTAGATGAATTTTCTCTTCCGGAGAGTAGGGTACACGGAGGAAGCCTAATGGCCATGCTCAGAGGTGGCACATCCTTTCAAACTGGCAACAGTACTGTGCATGGTGATGAAGTGGGGAGGCGAAAAACTTATCCAATATCTGACAGCTGA
- the LOC113763848 gene encoding TATA-box-binding protein-like, whose amino-acid sequence MNTGQSRMADFGFIENSSGTIPKPTIQNIVSTVNLNCMLDLKAIAMHARNAEYNPRRFAAVIMRIREPKTTALIFATGKIVCTGAKSEAQSKLAARRYTKIIEKCGVKGVQFKDFKIQNIVGSTDMKFPIGLEHLACAHAAFVTYDPEVFPGLIYRMKHPNVALLIFASGKIILTGAKVRDDTYKAFDNIYPVLTQFKRKNQLC is encoded by the coding sequence ATGAACACTGGGCAATCAAGAATGGCTGATTTTGGATTCATTGAGAACTCATCTGGGACGATTCCTAAACCGACCATACAAAACATAGTTTCAACAGTCAACTTGAACTGCATGTTGGACCTAAAAGCTATTGCCATGCATGCTCGTAATGCAGAGTACAATCCAAGACGCTTTGCAGCTGTTATCATGAGGATTAGGGAGCCCAAAACCACGGCATTGATTTTTGCCACCGGAAAGATTGTCTGCACCGGGGCCAAGAGTGAAGCACAGTCTAAGCTTGCAGCCAGGAGATACACGAAGATCATTGAAAAGTGTGGGGTCAAAGGAGTCCAGTTTAAAGATTTCAAGATCCAGAACATTGTTGGATCTACTGATATGAAATTTCCTATCGGACTTGAACATTTGGCTTGTGCCCATGCGGCCTTTGTAACCTATGATCCAGAAGTGTTTCCTGGCTTGATATACAGGATGAAGCATCCCAATGTGGCGCTTCTCATCTTTGCGTCCGGGAAGATCATCCTCACGGGAGCAAAGGTGAGGGATGACACTTATAAAGCCTTCGACAACATATACCCTGTGCTCACACAGTTCAAGAGGAAGAACCAACTATGTTGA
- the LOC113760742 gene encoding plastidial pyruvate kinase 2, with protein MAHVVATQPIQSSLANPTSGSLQTQVEKLKPPSAFPAKLLPRVQRDSRPAARTIAIPVIARRSAGLDSQVLPFTPEDSHKTEEHIQPLHEIQQFGDTSLGMWSKPIVRRKTKIVCTIGPSTNTREMIWKLAEAGMNVARLNMSHGDHASHQKVIDLVKEYNAQAKDNVIAIMLDTKGPEVRSGDLPQPIMLQPGQEFTFTIKRGVGTADCVSVNYDDFVNDVEVGDMLLVDGGMMSLLVTSKTEDSVKCEVVDGGELKSRRHLNVRGKSATLPSITEKDWDDIKFGVDNKVDFYAVSFVKDAAVVHELKNYLQSSGADIHVIVKIESADSIPNLHSIITASDGAMVARGDLGAELPIEEVPLLQEEIIRICRSMGKAVIVATNMLESMIVHPTPTRAEVSDIAIAVREGADAVMLSGETAHGKFPLKAVKVMHTVSLRTEATMVGGERPHNLGQAFKKHMSEMFAFHATMMSNTLGTSIVVFTRTGFMAILLSHYRPSGTIFAFTNEKRVQQRLALYQGVCPIYMEFMDEAETTFSNALTLLQKQGMVKAGEQVALVQSGTQPIWRLHSTHNIQVRKV; from the exons ATGGCTCATGTGGTGGCGACCCAGCCAATTCAGAGTTCGTTGGCCAACCCTACCTCTGGATCTCTGCAAACCCAAGTGGAGAAGCTCAAGCCCCCCTCTGCCTTTCCTGCGAAACTGCTGCCCCGTGTTCAAAGGGACAGCCGCCCAGCCGCCCGCACTATTGCTATCCCCGTCATTGCCAGAAGATCTGCAGGCCTCGACTCTCAAGTCCTTCCCTTCACTCCCGAAGACTCCCACAAG ACAGAAGAGCATATTCAACCCTTGCATGAGATTCAGCAATTTGGTGACACATCACTTGGCATGTGGTCTAAGCCTATAGTAAGACGCAAGACAAAAATTGTTTGCACAATTGGTCCCTCCACCAACACTAGGGAAATGATATGGAAGTTGGCTGAGGCTGGGATGAATGTTGCTCGTCTGAACATGTCCCACGGAGACCATGCATCTCATCAAAAAGTAATTGACTTGGTTAAAGAATACAATGCCCAAGCAAAGGACAACGTCATTGCCATTATGCTTGATACTAAG GGTCCAGAGGTTAGGAGTGGTGATTTGCCCCAGCCAATCATGTTACAACCTGGACAGGAGTTCACCTTTACAATCAAGAGAGGGGTGGGAACTGCTGATTGTGTTAGTGTTAACTACGACGATTTTGTCAATGACGTTGAAGTAGGGGACATGCTTCTTGTTGATG GGGGCATGATGTCACTGCTGGTAACATCCAAGACAGAAGATTCAGTGAAATGTGAAGTTGTTGATGGTGGAGAGCTTAAATCCAGGCGGCATCTAAACGTTCGGGGAAAAAGTGCTACACTTCCATCAATTACTG AAAAGGACTGGGATGACATCAAGTTTGGAGTAGACAATAAAGTAGATTTCTATGCTGTCTCCTTTGTCAAGGATGCTGCAGTGGTCCATGAATTGAAGAATTATCTCCAAA GCTCTGGTGCAGATATTCACGTGATTGTAAAGATTGAAAGTGCTGACTCTATACCAAACTTGCACTCAATTATTACTGCATCTGATGGG GCAATGGTTGCAAGAGGAGATCTCGGTGCTGAGTTGCCAATTGAGGAGGTTCCCCTGTTGCAG GAAGAAATAATCAGGATATGCCGTAGTATGGGGAAAGCTGTTATCGTGGCAACAAATATGCTTGAAAGCATGATTGTTCACCCGACACCTACCCGAGCTGAGGTATCAGATATTGCCATTGCTGTTAGAGAGGGTGCCGATGCAGTTATGCTCTCTGGAGAAACAGCTCATGGAAA GTTTCCTTTGAAAGCAGTAAAGGTCATGCACACTGTTTCATTGCGCACTGAAGCAACCATGGTTGGTGGAGAAAGACCGCATAATCTGGGTCAAGCTTTCAAG AAACACATGAGTGAAATGTTTGCATTCCATGCAACAATGATGTCCAACACCCTCGGAACCTCAATCGTTGTCTTTACCAGGACTGGTTTCATGGCTATCCTTCTAAGCCATTACCGGCCTTCTGGCACCATATTTGCGTTTACGAATGA GAAGAGAGTACAACAGAGGTTGGCTTTGTACCAAGGTGTTTGTCCCATTTACATGGAGTTCATGGATGAAGCTGAGACGACCTTCTCTAATGCATTGACTTTGTTGCAG AAACAAGGAATGGTGAAGGCAGGAGAACAAGTAGCTCTTGTACAGAGTGGTACGCAACCAATCTGGCGGTTGCATTCCACTCATAACATTCAGGTCAGGAAAGTTTAG